CAACCGCCCGCTCTCATGGTTTTACAAAACCACTTCCTGCACATGCGTCACTTTGATCGCTTTCACTTTCTCTGCCGCGTGCTGGAACGATTCAATTTCATTGAAGTTCAGGTAGCGATAAATTTCCGCACCCATCGTGTTCAGCTTACCCGCATACTCCAAGTATTCCGCTGGTGTTGGCAATTTGCCAACCACCGCTGACACTGCCGCCAGCTCTGCCGAGCCCAAAAACACATTGGTGTTATCGCCCAAACGGTTCGGGAAATTGCGCGTAGAAGTTGAAATTACAGTAGAGCCAGGGCGCACGCGTGCTTGGTTGCCCATGCACAACGAACAGCCCGGCATTTCTGTGCGCGCACCACTGGCACCAAAAATACCGTAGTAGCCTTCTTCTTTGAGCTGGAACTCATCCATGCGCGTCGGCGGTGCAATCCACAGCGTGGTGGGCAATGAACCGTCTTTCACATTCGACAACAATTTACCCGCCGCACGGTAGTGACCGATGTTGGTCATACAAGAACCGATAAACACTTCGTCGATTTTTGTGTTCTGCACATCGCTGAGTTTTTTCACATCGTCGGGATCGTTCGGGCAAGCCAACAGCGGCTCTTTGATGTTGTTCAAATCAATATCGATAATTTCTGCGTACTCGGCATCTTTATCTGCTTCCATCAATTGCGGATTCGCCAGCCACGCTTCCATCGCTTTGGCGCGATGCTCCAGCGTGCGCGCATCGCCGTAACCTTCTTTAATCATCCAACGCAGCATGGTGATGTTAGAAGTTAAGTATTCGATGATCGGCTCTTTATCCAATTTGATGGTGCAGCCTGCGGCAGAACGCTCAGCGGATGCATCAGAAATTTCAAACGCCTGCTCCACTTTCAATTTCGGCAAGCCTTCAATTTCCAGAATGCGACCAGAGAAAATGTTTTTCTTGCCTTTTTTCTCAACGGTCAACAATCCTTTTTGAATCGCCGCGTAAGGAATAGCATTTACCAAATCACGCAAGGTAATGCCGGGCTGCATTTCACCTTTGAAGCGCACCAAAACGGATTCCGGCATATCCAAAGGCATAACGCCTGTTGCCGCCGCAAACGCCACCAAACCCGAACCAGCTGGGAAAGAAATACCAATCGGAAAGCGCGTGTGCGAATCACCGCCGGTGCCGACGGTGTCTGGCATCAGCATGCGGTTGAGCCATGAATGGATAATGCCGTCGCCCGGACGCAGCGCAACACCGCCGCGCGTCATGATGAAATCAGGCAGTGTGTGGTGTGTTTCTACATCAACCGGCTTGGGATACGCCGCAGTGTGACAGAAAGATTGCATCACCAAATCCGCAGAAAAACCCAAGCACGCCAAATCTTTTAATTCGTCGCGCGTCATCGGACCGGTAGTGTCTTGCGAGCCAACGGTGGTCATTTTTGGTTCGCAATAAGTGCCGGGGCGCACGCCTTTCACGCCGCAGGCTTTGCCCACCATTTTTTGTGCCAGTGTGAAACCTTTTGTGCTATCAGCCGGTGGATGCGGACGACGGAAAGTAGCAGAAGGCTCCAAGCCGAGTTCTG
The DNA window shown above is from Cellvibrionales bacterium and carries:
- the acnB gene encoding bifunctional aconitate hydratase 2/2-methylisocitrate dehydratase → MLEAYRKHVEERAAEGVVPKPLSAEQVSGLIDLLKNPPKGEEQFLLELMTHRVPAGVDPAAYVKAGFLTAIVKGEASSPLIDKKHAVKLLGTMLGGYNITTLVQLLDNAELAEAAAAELKNTLLMFDAFRDVAEKAKSGNAQAKAVMQSWADAEWFTSRPEVPQQITATVFKVTGETNTDDLSPAPDAWSRPDIPLHAKAMYKNPREGITNTEQQINELKQKGHPVAFVGDVVGTGSSRKSATNSVIWYTGDDIPFVPNKRYGGICIGGKIAPIFFNTMEDAGALPFECDVSKLNMGDVIVIKPYEGKITNQNGEVLADFSLKTDVLLDEVRAGGRINLIIGRGLTDKARAELGLEPSATFRRPHPPADSTKGFTLAQKMVGKACGVKGVRPGTYCEPKMTTVGSQDTTGPMTRDELKDLACLGFSADLVMQSFCHTAAYPKPVDVETHHTLPDFIMTRGGVALRPGDGIIHSWLNRMLMPDTVGTGGDSHTRFPIGISFPAGSGLVAFAAATGVMPLDMPESVLVRFKGEMQPGITLRDLVNAIPYAAIQKGLLTVEKKGKKNIFSGRILEIEGLPKLKVEQAFEISDASAERSAAGCTIKLDKEPIIEYLTSNITMLRWMIKEGYGDARTLEHRAKAMEAWLANPQLMEADKDAEYAEIIDIDLNNIKEPLLACPNDPDDVKKLSDVQNTKIDEVFIGSCMTNIGHYRAAGKLLSNVKDGSLPTTLWIAPPTRMDEFQLKEEGYYGIFGASGARTEMPGCSLCMGNQARVRPGSTVISTSTRNFPNRLGDNTNVFLGSAELAAVSAVVGKLPTPAEYLEYAGKLNTMGAEIYRYLNFNEIESFQHAAEKVKAIKVTHVQEVVL